CAAGATCATCTAATGGGGAAACGACTGGTCACGTTTGTGGCAGAGCGAGATCGCAAGACGTTTCAGTCTCAATTGGCCCGCTTGCCGGACCTGCACCAGGTGCGGGGTTGGGAAGTGCGATTTCAGCCGTTGAGAGGCGCACCCTTCCTTGCTGCGATCAGTATGACCGCCGTCGGCGACCCGCAGACGAAGATAGGTATTCTGCGATGGATGATCCGAGACATCACGGGGCGCAAACGGGCGGGGAGCCGTCTGAACGCGCAGTTCGCGGTCACTCGCGTCCTGGCAGAGGCCGCCACGCTCCGGGATGCAACCTCCCCCCTCTTGCAGGCTATCTGTGAGGGCCTGGGTTGCGAACTCGGCGAGTTGTGGCTCGTGGACTCCACGGTTCAAGTGCTGCGCTGGGGTGGTATGTGGCATGCGCCGTCCCTCGACGGCGCGGAGTTCGAGGCGATCAGTCGCACGAGGACCTATGCCCCGGGAAGCAACTTGCCCGGTCGCGTCTGGACACGTCGCCGAGCTGTATGGGTTCCTGATGTCCTCGCAGACACCGACTTCCTTCGGGCCTCCATCGCGGCCAAGATCGGCCTGCACGGCGCGTTAGCCTTCCCGATCGATGCCGAGGACGGTCTGGTAGGCGTCATCGTGTCGTACACCCGCGAGACCCGGCAGCTCGATCCCGAGCTGCTTGAGATGGCAGCCGACATCGGCGGCCGGATCGGCCAGTTCACTGAGCGCAAGCGGGCAGAGGAGGCACTACGGAGAGCACACAACGTGTTAGAACTGCGCGTGCAGGAGCGGACGGTAGAGCTGGCGAAAGCCAATGAAGCCTTGCAAACTGAAATTGCCGAGCGCGAAAGGGCGGCCGAAGCCAATGCCCTTCTGCTTCGGGAATTGAATCACCGAGTCCGGAACAACCTTGCGACGATTGTTGGCCTGCTGTCCATGGAGCTTGCTCGGAAGAGGCGCTGGACAGCCGAGGAGGCTCTCAAAGCGTGCATTGATCGGGTGCAGAGTCTGGCCGCCATCCACGATCTGTTGGCCCAGGATCATTTCAGGGAGCTGGATCTCAAAAGGCTGGTGGAGGAGGTGGCGAAGGCTGTTGTGAGGGGTATCGGATGGGATGAGAAAGTGAAGATCACGGTCGACGCGCCTGCTCTCAGGCTCCCGCCGAAGTGGCTTGGCTCCTTGGCTTTGGCCGCCAATGAGCTGATCACCAATGCTATCATACATGCCTTTCTGTCCCGTGACACAGGACTCATTCACGTTCAGGTCACAGAGGATGAAAAGGAGATACAATTGTCGGTCAAAGATAACGGCATTGGGATCCCAGCCACGAACGAGGGCGAGTGGCGGAGAGGGGTAGGACTGGACATCGTTGCGTCGTTGGTCGAGACGGACCTCCAGGGACAGTTTCAACTCCAATATGACAGTGGGACGCTGGCGACTATTCGGTTCCCGAAACCCGAATTTGTAGAGCAATAGAATATATGTGACCTAGCCCGGATTATTCACATAGAAGTGAATAATCTGCCCTCCGGGCTTCGACTCCGCCCCACGTTTGCGGGGCGTCGCTCAGGGCTAGCCTT
This is a stretch of genomic DNA from Candidatus Methylomirabilota bacterium. It encodes these proteins:
- a CDS encoding PAS domain S-box protein, producing MEKSPAHQEIDSVLQRLLEDLRHDVAAPPVQVVVELLKELSNALHELQVAAKELRQQNEELTTTRRTVEAERQRYQEFFEFAPDGYLVTDAEGTIQQANRAAATLLASHQDHLMGKRLVTFVAERDRKTFQSQLARLPDLHQVRGWEVRFQPLRGAPFLAAISMTAVGDPQTKIGILRWMIRDITGRKRAGSRLNAQFAVTRVLAEAATLRDATSPLLQAICEGLGCELGELWLVDSTVQVLRWGGMWHAPSLDGAEFEAISRTRTYAPGSNLPGRVWTRRRAVWVPDVLADTDFLRASIAAKIGLHGALAFPIDAEDGLVGVIVSYTRETRQLDPELLEMAADIGGRIGQFTERKRAEEALRRAHNVLELRVQERTVELAKANEALQTEIAERERAAEANALLLRELNHRVRNNLATIVGLLSMELARKRRWTAEEALKACIDRVQSLAAIHDLLAQDHFRELDLKRLVEEVAKAVVRGIGWDEKVKITVDAPALRLPPKWLGSLALAANELITNAIIHAFLSRDTGLIHVQVTEDEKEIQLSVKDNGIGIPATNEGEWRRGVGLDIVASLVETDLQGQFQLQYDSGTLATIRFPKPEFVEQ